TCAAGATTTGCTGAGTCGTGACCAAAACGGTCAACTTACTTGTGCTAAAGATGTCAAGCGTTTGGGGGTAACACTGGAAATTGGAGCAAGTAGCAGAAAAGCCTCATCCGGGTTCTGCACATTATGGACATCACCTAGCAATCAACGCCAGTTTGTGTCTAAACCGCGTCAACCTTGAAAACCATAGCTTTTTGGAATTAGGTTAAAGCTCAGAACTCAAGCCGCGAAAGAATAATACACTCTCCTTAAAAACTCCAGGTTTCAAAATGAACGGGGTTTAAGTTAAAAAATTAGTTGTCAATTTCTCAATCGTAGAAGAGGATTCAGCAGATGTTTACCTGCAAAGTTAACTGGCTTTGGCTGCTGGTAATAGGAGGTATAGTTACAGCTTGTACCCCTACTACTGTAATGTCAGTGGCAAGGATGAGAGGAATACGACTCAAGCTCAAGCTCAAACTGTGCCTAATTATCCACCGATGTATGATGTGGATGTTAAAGTTTGTGGCAACATCATTGCCCCGCTAAAAAGATGGAAAACGTTGTGTCAATCAACAATTACGTTTGTGGGGCCCAGTAGGAGAGGCAAAATTAGTTCGTGCTGGTATTTCTCTACCATCAGTTTCTAGCGTAGAGCATAAATTGGCGATCGCCTCGAAAGGCTGTTATCCTATTTATTCCCAACCTGACCAGCAGCAGTTTTATTGGGCTAATTCCATTATTCAAGTCAACAGGGGGGAACTGCACCCACAGTCGAAGTCAAGCCAACTCAACTTTCAAACCAGCAGATTGATGAGTTGATGACTAGTAAACTTTCCAGTCGGACAATTACAACATTTGGTGGGGTAGGGTGCGAAGCTGCATCTTCTGTAAAATAAAGCTTTTACGGTTAAGGGTGGGTGGGCAAAAAAGTTACCCCACATTTTAGTGGGGCTGCTGTGACAACCAGCAGGTAATTATGAAGCTTCAGCCCATCTAGCTGTACGTTGTTGTTTATGAGCTTTACGCCGCCCCCGTACTGCATCCAAATCTTTCAGTCCATACAGACGTTTGGCGTATGCTAGTAGTTCATTGATGGGAGTTTCGCTATAGTCCTGGCGAAAGTGAATGTTATGTTCGTTCCAATCAAACTCTTGCTGATTAAAACGTGCTTGAGCAGCAAGTTCTCTGCCTGATTCCTCACGTAAAACTTCCAGTACCATTAATCGTACTTTATCCTGATATCCTATTACTTGATCCAACGCTTTTGTTTGTTGCTGATTACGAGTCATTTGATTATCCTTTGATTAACGAATTGCTACATCTCACCTAAATAGCATCGACAGATGCCTTCTGAGTTAGAGTTCACTTTTGAGTCTCTTTAATTCAGCAGCAATCGCTGCATTCAATTCTGTTTTTTGGATGCGGGTGGGCGGGAAATAGAATGCCCTGAATTAGACAATTCAGGCATTGTAATTAATCGTCAATTTCTACATCTTCGTCATCTTCATCTTGTTCAAAATCGTCATTTATCAAGTCATCAGAGTTGCTACTCAAACCATTGAGTCCGTCCATGCGTTTAGACCGAGCAGCTTTATGAGAAGCACGTCTATCTCGTATTTCATCAAGATTATTCAAGCCGTAAAGTTTGCGAGCATAATTCACCAGTTCTTTTAATGGTGTATTTACATAGTCCTTACGGAACTGAGAATTGTGTTTGTCCCAATCAAACTCTTGTCCGTTAAATCTGGCTGCTGCTGCTAATTCTCTTCCTGATTCTTCCCGCAATACTTCAATTACCATCAGGTGTACTTTTTCCTGATAAGTCATTACTCGTTCTAAAGCAGGAATATGCTTTCAATTTTACGTGATGCTTTAGCAGTTTTGCGAACGTTAACGTTAACCATGAGAATTACTCCTTGGTATTTAGTATTTTTCTCATAGAAACAGCATCGAAAGATGCAATCCGCTCCAATTTCAATTCTTTATTCGGCAAAAAAATAACCATGTATTGTTTGAGGCAATACATGGTTATTTTAGGTTATTATTATGTCAATTACTGAGAATAAGTCGGAGTTATTTACTCGTCTTCATCTTCTTCATCTAATTCGTCATCTTCATCTAAATCTTCGTCGAGTTCATCTTCGATATCCTCCTCATCTTCATCCAGGTCTTCGTCTAGTTCGTCATCTAAATCGTCAAGTTCTTCCTCTTCTTGTTCTTGGAAAGAATTACGACGTTCCAGAGATGCGCGGTTGAATTCCACTAAATCTGCTATTGCTTGCTCTGGGTCAGTGCTGATAGTGTCGTACAGCATACTCATGAAAATTGCCACTACTTCTGGTGCATATTTGAGTGCATCTGGTTGTCCAAACAATTTAGTAAATAATTTGGTATTCCATTTTTGCCAATCAAACTTTTTGTTACCACCTTTCTTTTTGACTTGGGCTGCAATGTCAAGTCCGAGTTTTTCACGCGCTGCATGACCGATTTTAGTTGAAACACGAATCCCGTAGTTGTAATTTAACGCCGTATTCTTTGAAGATTAGGTTCCGCAATTCCTTCAACAATGCTAATGCCTCTTCTTGTGGTGAAGCATTCGCTACCTTTGATTTAGTTGTAGCGGATGTGCCATTGGTTTTGGCAGATGTTTTAGCATTAGCTGCGTTGCGATTGTTATTGATTCTAGCTTTAGCGATAGCCATTTTACAACTTCCTTTAATGAAGTTAATTTTTCACCTCCTTGCCGCAATCGCGGCTTTCACATCCATTTCATTTCAATTTCATTTTTTTGCGATTTCAAACCTGTCTTTGCTGTGACAAATTTATGCTTTTAAGAGATAAAGAAGCGGACTAGGAGCAGTTTCCGAAATTAACACTGTACTGGAGGCGATGCCTGCGGCGGGCGTAGCCATCGCTCTTTTTCACACAAGAAGTATAGCCAACCCGTTAGTAATAATTATCCGTGTGGCTAAAGCATCAGTAATTAAATTTGCTCTAAAAGTGGAAAGTAAGTTGTTAAAGTCAAATTTATGAAGTTGACAGACTGGCCTGCTCTAGCTAACCAAAATACTCCAATTGTGGCTGTGGAGTATCATACGCCTGACAGAATGCAGATATTACAGTTTTACCATTGGGGTGAAGAACGTTCTTTGTCAGTCTTTGTCTGGAATCCTGGTTACTGTGGACTACAGCAATTAATTCAGCATCAAGGTCAGTACATCTTACAGTCAACTGACAGGGGTAAAAACGGGGACATTATTCAGTATCTTCTGGAGGAATATCAACCAGGCATTTATTTACTAGAGGGAGTTCTAAATGAGGGTGATGGTAGCAAAATAAGTCAAAAATTTAGCTATCAATTACTAAATGCCTGTCATCAAGCTCTCTGGAGTCAACAACATCATTACTGGGTGTTATTGGAAACTTACGTTCAACTATCTCTAGAATTACAGCCTTTTATTCCTATACTGTCAAATCCACTTCCAGATCAACAGCAGGTGCAAATGGTTGTGCAGCAGTTTTGTGATACCTGGGTTGGGCGTAGTCATCCCGGCTTCAGCAGTTTGCGGAGTGCGATCGCGATCGCCGCGCTGTAGCTGATCGCAATTCTTGGTTAAAAACAACAAAAAAACATCAGCACTGCAATTGCTCTTTCGTGCCTGTCAGGGTTTACCCATAGGCGAGATGAATATGCTATTACAGCAATCTCTGAGTTTTACAGAGCAGCTTGAGGAAATCGCCCAATTAGTCCTAGAGCATAAAGTTAGCAAATTGCGGGGTCGGGGTTTAGAGTACATTGCTCAACCGGATGTACCTTCAGCCGGGGATTAGATTTACTGGAGAAAAGGTTGGAAACTATTACCTGTCTACTTCAACCTAAAGCAAAGCAATATGGTTTGAAGTTTCCCACTGGAATGCTCTTATGGGGGCCACCGGGTACTGGTAAAAGTCTTTCTGCCAAGTTAGCAGCTAAGAAAATGGGATTACCATTGTTAGCAGCTAATTGGGGTGTACTACTGGGTGATCCTCATCCCGACAGAGCATTAAAGGAGTTTATTGCTTTGGTGACTTCCCTTGCTCCCTGTGTACTCTACTGGGATGACTTTGATAAAGGCTTTGCTGGCTGGGATTCCAATGCAGATGGAGGTGTAGCACGGCGGCTATCTGCGGCTTTACTAACTTGGATGCAAGAGCATCAAGAGCCAGTTTATACCATTGCTACTGTCAATCGCTTGTCAATGCTACCTGCGGAGTTAGTTCGCCGTTTTGATGATATCTTTTTTGTGGACTTACCCCATGAAGGGGCAAGATATGAAGTTTTCAATCTACATCTAGCTAAGTATTTTCCAGCTTTTCGAGACAATAACTCACCTTGGAGTGATGATCAATGGCGTAGACTGTTGGCTGAATATCGCATTTGCAGTCCAGCAGAAATTGGTAATGCAGTCGTCGTTGTGCTGAGGAGGCTTTTTATCAAGGTAGACCTGGGGAAATTGAGTTTGAGGATTTGCTGAAACAGCGACAAGAATTCACACCAGCTATGGAGCGAGAGTCAGAACAGATACAGGCAATTCGCAATCAGGCTATTTATGCTAAACCTGTAGCTAGTCAGGATGTTTCTCGATTTGCTTATCAGCATCGGGAGTTATTTGGGTGAGTCGAATGTAATTTTTGAAATTCAGCTTGTGTCGGATTTTAAAATGCCGATGGTAGAAGTATGGTTGGGATTATTGCTGGGTGGGTTTACATTAGAACAACGTGGTAATTTTTATCACAACCAAAATGTCTGGGTGAACAGCTCTCTAACTTCGACTGGTGACATCCTTGGGCGCTGACTCTGAGACTACAGCATCGGCTGACCAACCTCACGGGAGCCCTGTATTTCCCTTACAAATCAAAATCAAGGCTGAAGGTTTGGTCATCAGAATCCTCTGGTTTAGAGTCTGTAGATAGCTGGGGAATCGGCTGAATAAGTTGGTTTGACTCAGTATTAATCGGGGTGAAAGCTACTTGTTGGGTAGGGAATGTACCCTTTCTGAAAGCAAAATAACAATCAATGATAAAGTAAAGCGTCTCCAGGTAACTTTTACCTAATTGCTGTGATTCTGCAAATATCCGCTCCCGGTAGCTATCTTTGATCCGAACTTTTTCCGGTGTCAAGTCTTGTTTGTCTGCCATTGTTATAACTTCCCAGATGTGTTTGGTGAATTCTTGCTGATAATAGTTTTTGCCATTTCTAGAAGCCCAAAAACATTAGCTTCCACTGGATTATCCAGAATTTTGAAACCGTTCTTTTCTAAGAGCTTCTTAAATCCTGGTAACAGGCAGCCTCCACCTATCGCCCAGATTTCATCCCCTTGGTGCTTGGCATCAAGTGTCAGATTCACCACTTTTTTTAAGTATTTTTCATACCAATCTTTCAAGCAAGCGCTGTATATATCTTTGATATCTATGTCACGGCTGTACTTGGTATGCCCCATTTCCAGACAAAATCGGATTTTTGATGCATCCCCGATTTTTCCCCCCCATTTAGATGTTTCATTTTTTGGGAGATATCATCAATGAGAACTTCTACACCAATGGGGTAGGCGGTGTGAACTTCTCGTTTTCCCTGGTTGTAACGAGAATACAGAGTCGTGCCATTGCCAAAATCTAAAATGGTTAATTTTTTGGGTAGTTGATGCCCAAATAATGCACCCATCCCTCTAGAACGACTTTCAGCACTTCTACTTTCACATCTGATTGTTTGCCGGCAAGTATCGGCTGATATTCCCCACTTAGTACTTTTTGTAGTTCTTCAGCCAGACCAATCATGTAAGCTGACAACTAATTTTAAGTGCCAAGCCTTACGGTGTGGCAGATGTGCCAATGCACCGAAAAGTCAATAATGCGTTGTTGACTTTATTTTCATTATTGTCTGTGTTCCGGTCAAAATGATAACCTGTACGGAAAGCTGATTCTCCAACTGTGTAGGCACTACCGTTAAAAACTACCCTCCCTGGTACATCTTCCATGTCGGCTGTGGAAATAGCTGGGGACACGAACTACTTCAAACCCTTCGACTAAAAGTTTGAGACTTTCCGTAACCGTTATCAAAGCCAGCAGGAAAATTTTTTTTGCAAGGCGTGAATGTTTGACATAGGGATCAAGTCAATACGTTTTGATTTGTGAAAGTTATCTGTTCAGATTATCTAGGGGAGCAGGAAAGCAGGGAGAGAAGAATAACTTGCTATGAGTCTTTCCCCAGAACTCTGCCCCTTCCTTCTCTAACCTCAAGAGCTTATCATAACCCCTTGGGGGCTAAGTGGGTACATTTGGTTGTACGACACTTTGCGCCCCACCTAGCCCCCATATAGCACCCATATAGGTGTCAAATTCTTATCGAAGTTCTAATCTATCTTTGGGGTACATATAGTCCCATATAGCCCCCATCAGCAATTTTTGAAATCTTTTCTATCAACGCAGTAGAAATTAACTTACAAAAAAATAGAGAAGAAGGAATAAAAAACTTTAGTTGTGGATCTAAGCCCACTTAAAAATATTTATTTCGAGACGCATAACGCGAAATACAAAGCGCAGAGGCGGAATGTCTCCGCCTCCGCTCCTTGCTTCAATCCGCGTTTCAAAACGTTGGTTCCCTACACCCTCTAAAATGGTTGACTGTTTGATTTTATACTCTACTGTCAATGTCTTTGTTATAAGGGAAATACCGAAAACCCTTGAGAAACAGCAACACAGTTGCGTTTTTCGTACTTCAGGCAAAGGACGAAGGCTAAAAAAGGCGTTTACGCCTGAGCAATATATAGTACAATTGAACTCAACAGGAACGGTAATTAACCTGTATAAAAACCCAACTGCCTAACGGCAATCTGCACCTTGACAACTGAAGATATGGGGTTCTATTCCATAGTTCTAGCTCCTTTCCAGGAATAGGTAAAATCTTCATGGAGACTAGACAATCAGAATTTAAATCAAGCAAATTTTTGGACTAATCCGACTACCGAGGGGCACTCGGAAAGTTAATGCTTGGGGAGAGAACCACCTCTGGATTAGATACCGCAAGGGGTCTAATTTAAGTGGACTCGCTGAACCAAGAATCTCCGTGGCTTCAGCCCGGAGAGTGTCAATAAATTAGCTTCCCGCCCACAAGATGTCTAGCCAGAGCTTTGATACAGTTGGAATTTATCTACGAGAAATTGGTCGCTTTCCGAGGCTATTGCCAGAGTAAAAGATTATCTACACAAGACTTGTAAGCTGTCGCGCATTTAAATTGTATAATTTTGGGTCTAAAACCCTTCCATAGCCTAGAGGCAGCTAAAAATTAGATGCGTAGCAGCTTAAGGCCAATGCAAAACTTGATAAGCAAAACAATTCTCAAGTGCAACGACTAGAGCCTTCCCCAACTACGGCTGAACTAGCTGCCGAGGTAAATAAAACAAAGCACAGTTAACCCAAATCTAAAAGCTTGGTCAACTGGCTAAACAAAAAATGATTACCGCCAACCTTCGATTAGTGGTAGCGGTAGCTAAAAATGTCGCTGGAGTAACCTGGAATTTCTGGATCTGATTGAAGAGGGAGCAATAGGTTTGCTTTCATCCTGTGGAGAAGTTTGACCCCAATCGGGGATATTAGGATGTGAGCAAGACCAAATTAAAGATTATTTGGTTTTTTGAAAACTACTTATGTCCAAGCAGAAGGAATCACTGTTGTAGAAAGCACTTCTTCCGTACTCAGTCCAATAGCAGCTTGCTCTTAGTTGGGGCACTTAACCTTAATTTGGATGATTGAAGTCCCTCCATTATATTCTCCAACTACAGGCTCACCCGTAAACTCACAAAGTATCCTCTCTTGGCAGTCTAGAAATCTCACATACTGAAACCGGTTACGCTGATAATTCTGGTTTTACTCTGCGGGATTCAGGCGAAAGCCATTTGGGTAGTTTAGATAGGCACTCATAGATTACATGGACATATCGGGTTCAGTAAACTAAGTCAAACAAGATAGTATTAGTCCAACTTTTTTCCGAATCTCTTTTGCCTTAGCTTCTAATACAGCCAATAAATCTCTCAGTTGCTCTTGCTGGATATCTTCGACCTTAGTTGCTGAGACATCTCGAATTAGAGAACTGATTTGGTGACTTGGTTTAGGTTTTGTTTCAGGAGCATGTTCAGCAATAGTTTGGGCAACTAGAAAACGAGTTTGAGCGACTGTTAGCCTTTCTTGCAAAACTTG
This is a stretch of genomic DNA from Nostoc sp. KVJ3. It encodes these proteins:
- a CDS encoding DUF6753 family protein; the protein is MLSRDQNGQLTCAKDVKRLGVTLEIGASSRKASSGFCTLWTSPSNQRQFVSKPRQP
- a CDS encoding ATP-binding protein, translating into METITCLLQPKAKQYGLKFPTGMLLWGPPGTGKSLSAKLAAKKMGLPLLAANWGVLLGDPHPDRALKEFIALVTSLAPCVLYWDDFDKGFAGWDSNADGGVARRLSAALLTWMQEHQEPVYTIATVNRLSMLPAELVRRFDDIFFVDLPHEGARYEVFNLHLAKYFPAFRDNNSPWSDDQWRRLLAEYRICSPAEIGNAVVVVLRRLFIKVDLGKLSLRIC
- a CDS encoding sigma-70 factor domain-containing protein, with amino-acid sequence MSSQSFDTVGIYLREIGRFPRLLPE